The Streptomyces rimosus genomic interval GCGGCCTGGACCAGGCGGCGCTGGGCGAGGTACGGATCGCGGGGCCGGTGCCGATGGCCAAGGCCGCCGCGGTGCACGTGGACTCCGACGACGCGGCCGAGGACGTCGCGGCGGCCGCCGACGCGCTGGGAGCCGCCGACCTCGGCGACGACGACGCGCGGTTCACGGTGGACGGCGCCGAGGACCACGAGCTGATGTGGTTCGGCGTGCAGGAGATCCCCAACCTGATCGCCTGACGGTCGGCGGGTCCGCCCGTGGGTTCGCTCGGAGGCCCGCGGACCCGTGGGGTCACCTGACGGCCCGCGGACCCGTCGGATCCCTGACAGCCCGCAGGCCCACGGCCCCCCAACGCCCCGCGAACCCCTCCCCCCACCGCCCACGACTGGCCTGTCAGTGGTCCCGGGTACGGTTTTGGCATGGGGTCGAACGTGACGCACATCGTCTGGGACTGGAACGGCACGCTCTTTCACGACACCGACGCGGTGATGGGCGCGACCAACGCCGCCTTCACCGAGCTCGGGCTGCCCCCGATCACCCTCGAACGCTACCGGGAGCTGTACTGCGTCCCGGTGCCGCGGTTCTACGAGCGGCTGATGGGCCGGCTTCCGACGGAGGACGAGTGGCTGGTCATGGATGAGGCGTTCCACCGGCACTACGCCACCCACCGGCCCGCCTGCGGGCTCGCCGAGGGCGCGGAGCGGCTGCTGGAGAGCTGGCAGCGGGCGGGCCGCAGCCAGTCGATCCTGAGCATGTACGGACACGACGAGCTGATGCCGCTGGTGCGCGGCTTCGGCATCGAGTCGCACTTCGTGCGTGTGGACGGCCGTACGGGCCCCTCCGGTGGCAGCAAGAGCGAGCACATGGTGCGCCACCTCGCGGCCCTGACTGCCGGGCCCGCCGCGCCGGACGGTACGGGCCGAATAGACCCGGCGCGTACGGTCGTGATCGGTGACGCGGTCGACGACGCCGTCGCGGCCCGCCACGCCGGGGCGCACGCGGTGCTCTACACGGGCGGTTCGCACAGCCGTGCCAGCCTGGCGGCCGCGGGGGTGCCGGTGGTGGACACCCTTGCGGAGGCGGTGGAGGCGGCCCAGGACATCGCCGCGTAGCGGGCGGCCGTACGCCGGCCGGGGCCGTGGCCAGTCCCGGCCGGACTGGCCCCGTACCCCTACGTGACCGGCGCCTTCGTCCGCAGCACCGCGATGAACTCGCGCATCCAGCCGGAGTGGTCCGGCCAGGCGCGGGAGGAGACCAGCGTGCCGTCGACGACGACCTCGGCGTCGCGGAAGGTGGCGCCCGCGCCCTGCATGTCCATTTCGAGGGCGGGGTAGGCGGTGACGCGGCGCCCGTTGAGGCCGCCGATGGCGGCGGTCAGCAGGGGGCCGTGGCAGATCTGGGCGACCGGTTTGTCCGCGTCGAAGAAGGACTTCACCAGCTTGCGCAGCTCGGGGTCGTTGCGCAGATATTCGGGCGCCCGCCCGCCGGGCACCACGAGGGCCGCGTACTGCCCCGGGTCCACCTCGGAGAAGGCCAGGTCGGCGGGCCAGGTGTAGCCGGGCTTCTCGGTGTAGGTGTCGAATCCCGGTTCGAAGTCGTGTACGACCAGGCGCAGCGTCTTGCGGGCGGGCGCCGCGATGTGCACGTCGTAGCCCTCCTCGCGCAGCCGCTGGTAGGGGTAGAGGACCTCCAGGGACTCCGCCGCGTCGCCGGTCACGATCAGGATCTTGGCGGCCATGCCGTCCACCTCCGCTGGGGTTGCGTGACCCGCGCGGGCGTGCTCTTCATCACATTCGCGCGCGGATCGTCCGCTCCTCGGTGTCCCGCTCAACGTCCTCCGGATCGCCGTGCTTGCCAAGCCCCCGCGGGATACCGTGGGATTCCAGGGGTGGCGCCGCCGCATCGCGTCGCTGTCCGGATCGTCAAATTTCGGCTAGTGGTTTTGTACACAGCTGGACCATGACGGCACCCGTACCGAGAGCGATAGCCTTGCATCGTGATCAGCGCGATAACCCGCGGGGGCATCGAAGCCCTCGCCCTGCGCCCGGAACAGCAAGGCGGCCGGGCGACCGCTGATCGTTGCGACCGCGGCCGTACGCCGGCTCCCTGTGGAGCCGCGCCCCACGGCCGGGTCATCGCTCATCGCGGCACAGTGTCGTCTTCGACCGGACTCTTCCCCGCGTTGTGGCGGGGGAACCCTCACCGGTCGCTCCGGTGCTGTGCAGCTTCCACGGATCTCATCCACGACGTCACGCAACGGCGCGCGACAGGAGCCAGAGGACATGCAGACCAAGCTGGACGAAGCCAAGACCGAGCTGCTCGCGCGGGCCGCCCGGGTCGCTGAGAGCAGCCCGGCCGGGGGACAGGCACCGGTACAGGGCCTCGACCCGGACACCCTCCTGGGATACCTCCAGCGCTACTACCTGCACACCGCGCCGGAGGACCTCACCGGCCGTGATCCGGTGGACGTCTTCGGCGCCGCGCTCTCCCACTACCGGCTGGCCGAGAATCGTCCCCAGGGCACCGCGAACGTCCGGGTGCACACCCCGACGGTCGAGGAGAACGGCTGGACGTGCAGCCACTCCGTCGTCGAGGTCGTCACCGACGACATGCCCTTCCTCGTCGACTCGGTCACCAACGAGCTGTCGCGTCAGGGCCGCGGCATCCACGTCGTGATCCACCCGCAGGTCATCGTCCGCCGTGACGTGACCGGCAAGCTGATCGAGGTCCTCGACAACTCGTGCGACGCGCACGGCACGACCGGCAAGGACAAGTCGGGCAAGGGCAAGGGCAAGGACCTGCCGCACGACGCGCTGATCGAGTCGTGGATCCACGTCGAGATCGACCGGGAGACCGACCGTGCCGACCTCAAGCAGATCACCAAGGATCTGCTGCGCGTCCTGTCCGATGTGCGCGAGGCCGTCGAGGACTGGGAGAAGATGCGCGACGCCGCGCTGCGCATCGCCGATGAGCTGCCCACCGAGCCGACCGCCGACGACCTGCGGGACCAGGAGGTCGACGAGGCCCGCGAGCTGCTGCGCTGGCTGGCCGCCGACCACTTCACGTTCCTCGGTTACCGCGAGTACGAGCTGACCTCGGCCCCCGGCGAGTCCGGCGACGAGGAGGACGTGCTGACCGCCGTGGCCGGGACCGGCCTGGGCATCCTGCGCTCCGACCCCGCGCACAGCGACGGCGACGACGGCCACCCCGTCTCCCCGTCCTTCAACCGGCTCCCCAAGGACGCGCGCGCCAAGGCCCGCGAGCACCGGCTGCTGATCCTGACCAAGGCCAACAGCCGCTCCACCGTGCACCGCCCCTCGTACCTCGACTACGTGGGCGTGAAGAAGTTCGACGCGGACGGCAACGTCATCGGCGAGCGCCGGTTCCTGGGCCTGTTCTCCTCGGCCGCGTACACCGAGTCCGTACGCCGGGTGCCGGTCATCCGCCGCAAGGTCGCCGAGGTCCTGGACGCGGCGGGCTTCACCGCGAACAGCCACGACGGCCGCGACCTGCTGCAGATCCTGGAGACGTACCCGCGCGACGAGCTGTTCCAGACGCCCGTCGACCGGCTGCAGTCCATCGTCACCAGCGTCCTGTACCTCCAGGAGCGCCGCCGGCTGCGGCTGTACCTGCGCCAGGACGAGTACGGGCGCTACTACTCGGCGCTGGTCTACCTGCCGCGCGACCGCTACACCACCGGCGTACGGCTGCGGCTGATCGACATCCTCAAGGAGGAACTGGGCGGCATCAGCGTCGACTTCACCGCCTGGAACACCGAGTCGATCCTCTCCCGGCTGCACTTCGTCGTCCGCGTCCAGCCCGGCGCGACGCTGCCGGACCTCACCGACGCGGACGCCGAGCGCATCGAGGCGCGTCTGGTCGAGGCGGCCCGGTCCTGGGCCGACGGCTTCGCGGAGGCGCTGACCGCCGAGGTCGGCGAGGAGCGCGCCGCCGAGCTGCTGCGCCGCTACAACCACGCCTTCCCCGAGGGCTACAAGGCCGACAACCCGCCGCGCAGCGCGGTCGCCGACCTCCAGCACCTGGAGAAGCTGGACCCGGCCGCCGGCAAGGACTTCGAGGTCAGCCTGTACGAGCCGGTCGGCGCGGGCCCCGACGAGCGCCGCTTCAAGATCTACCGCACCGGTGAGCCGGTCTCGCTGTCCAAGGTCCTGCCGCTGCTGAACCGTCTCGGCGTCGAGGTCGTCGACGAGCGCCCGCACGAGCTGCGCTGCACCGACGGCACCACCGCCTGGATCTACGACTTCGGGCTGCGCATCCCCGAGCGGATGAACGGCGACGACGCGCGCGAGCGGTTCCAGGACACCTTCACGGCGGTGTGGACCGGCCGCGCGGAGAGCGACAACTTCAACAAGCTGGTGCTGCGGGCCGGCCTGAACTGGCGCCAGGCCATGGTGCTCCGCGCGTACGCCAAGTACCTGCGGCAGGCCGGTTCGACGTTCAGCCAGACGTACATGGAGGACACTCTCTCCAACAACGTCCACACCACCCGGCTGCTGGTCAGCCTCTTCGAGGCGCGGATGTCGCCGGAGCGGCAGCGGGCCGGCACCGAGCTGACCGACGGGCTGCTGGAGGAGCTGGACGGCGCGCTGGACCAGGTCGCGAGCCTGGACGAGGACCGCATCCTGCGCTCGTTCCTGACCGTCATCAAGGCGACGCTGCGCACGAACCACTACCAGAAGAACAGCGACGGCGAGCCGCACACCTACCTGTCGATCAAGCTCGACCCGCAGGCCATCCCGGACCTGCCGGCGCCGCGCCCGGCGTACGAGATCTGGGTGTACTCGCCGCGCGACGAGGGTGTCCACCTGCGCTTCGGCAAGGTCGCGCGCGGTGGTCTGCGCTGGTCGGACCGGCGGGAGGACTTCCGTACGGAGGTGCTCGGCCTGGTCAAGGCGCAGATGGTCAAGAACACCGTCATCGTGCCGGTGGGCGCCAAGGGCGGCTTCGTCGGCAAGCGGCTGCCGGACCCGTCGGTGGACCGCGACGCGTGGCTGGCCGAGGGCATCGCCTGCTACAAGACGTTCATCTCCGGTCTGCTGGACATCACCGACAACCTGGTCGGCGGCGAGGTCGTGCACCCGGCGGACGTCGTACGGCACGACGAGGACGACACGTACCTCGTCGTCGCGGCCGACAAGGGCACCGCGACGTTCTCCGACATCGCCAACGAGGTGGCCGAGTCGTACGGCTTCTGGCTCGGCGACGCGTTCGCGTCCGGCGGCAGCGCCGGCTACGACCACAAGGGCATGGGCATCACCGCCCGCGGCGCCTGGGAGTCGGTCAAGCGGCACTTCCGCGAGCTGGGCGTCAACACCCAGACCGAGGACTTCACCGTCGTGGGTGTCGGCGACATGTCCGGTGACGTGTTCGGCAACGGCATGCTGCTCAGCGAGCACATCCGGCTGGTCGCCGCGTTCGACCACCGGCACATCTTCCTGGACCCGAACCCGGACGCGGCCACCTCGTACGCCGAGCGCCGCCGGCTGTTCGAGCTGCCGCGCTCCTCGTGGGCGGACTACGACACGAGCCTGCTGTCGCAGGGCGGCGGCGTCCACCCCCGTACCGCCAAGTCCATCCCGATCAACGCGCAGGTCCGGGCCGCCCTCGACCTGGAGGCGGGTGTCAAGAAGATGACTCCCGCCGACCTGATGCGCGCCATCCTCCAGGCGCCGGTGGACCTGCTGTGGAACGGCGGCATCGGTACGTACGTGAAGTCGTCGGCCGAGTCGCACGCGGACGTGGGCGACAAGTCCAACGACGCCATCCGCGTCAACGGCGAGGACCTGCGGGTGAAGGTCGTCGGCGAGGGCGGCAACCTGGGGCTGACCCAGCTCGGCCGGATCGAGTTCGACCGCAACGGCGGCAAGATCAATACCGACGCGATCGACAACAGCGCCGGTGTGGACACCTCCGACCACGAGGTGAACATCAAGATCCTGCTCAACTCGGTCGTCACCGACGGTGACCTGACGGTCAAGCAGCGCAACAAGCTGCTGGCCGACATGACCGACGAGGTCGGCTCGCTGGTGCTGCGCAACAACTACGCGCAGAACACCGCCCTCGCGCTCGCCCAGGCGCAGTGCGCCAGCATGCTCCCCGCCCAGGCGCGCTTCATCCGCCGCCTGGAGCGCGACGGGCACCTGGACCGGGCGCTGGAGTTCCTGCCCAGCAACCAGCAGATCAAGGAGCGGCTGAACGCCGGGCGGGGCCTGACCCAGCCCGAGACCGCCGTACTCCTCGCGTACACGAAGATCACGGTTTCCGACGCGCTGATCCAGACCGGGCTGCCGGACGACCCGTACCTCCAGCACCTGCTGCACGCCTACTTCCCCAGCGCCCTGCGCGAGAAGTTCGCCGAGCAGATCGACGCCCACGCGCTGCGCCGCGAGATCGTCACGACGGTGCTGGTCAACGACACCGTCAACTCCGGCGGCACGAGCTTCCTGCACCGCATGCGGGAAGAGACCGGCGCCTCGCTCGAAGAGGTCGTACGGGCACACACCGCGGCCCGCGCGATCTTCGGGCTCGGGAAGGTCTGGGACGACGTCGAGGCGCTGGACAACATCGTCGCCGCCGACGTGCAGACCCGTATCCGTCTGCACTCGCGGCGGCTGGTGGAGCGCGGCACCCGCTGGCTGCTCAACAACCGCCCGCAGCCGCTGGAGCTGTCCGAGACCATCGACTTCTTCGCGGACCGGGTGGCCGACGTCTGGGCCGAACTGCCGAAGCTGCTGCGCGGCGGCGACCTGGAGTGGCACCAGCGCATCCTGGACGAGCTGACCGAGGCCGGCGTGCCGATGGAGCTGGCCACCCGGGTCGCCGGGTTCTCGTCGGTCTTCCCGGCGCTGGACATCGTGGCCATCGCGGACCGTACGGGCAAGGAGCCGCTGGCCGTCGCCGAGGTCTACTACGACCTCGGTGACCGGCTGCGCATCAACCAGCTCCTGGACCGCATCCTGGAGCTGCCGCGCAACGACCGCTGGCAGTCGATGGCCCGCGCCTCCATCCGCGAGGACCTCTTCGCCGCGCACGCGGCGCTGACCAGCGACGTCCTGTCGGTGGGCAGCGACTCCGCCACGCCGGAGGAACGGTTCAAGGCGTGGGAGGAGAAGAACGCGGCCATCCTCGGACGCGCGCGCACGACACTGGAGGAGATCCACGGGTCGGAGGGCTTCGACCTGGCGAACCTCTCGGTCGCCATGCGGACGATGCGGACACTGCTGCGTACGCACAGCTGACGCGCACCATGCCGTGACGGCGGCGCGGCCCGGTTTCCGCCGGGCCGCGCCGCCGTCGTTTCCCCGGTTGGTGCGCCGGGCCGCTCCCGGCGCCCTACTTGGCGGACTTCTCGTACGCCGTGACGACCTCGTCCGTCGGGCCGTCCATGACCAGTTCGCCCTTCTCCAGCCACAGCACCCGGTCGCAGGTGTCGCGGATCGCCGTGTTGTTGTGGCTGACCAGGAAGACCGTGCCGGCTTCCGCGCGGAGTTCGCGGATACGGGCCTCGGAACGCTTCTGGAAGGCGCGGTCGCCCGTCGCCAGCGCCTCGTCGATCATCAGCACGTCGTGGCTCTTCGCCGCGGCGATGGAGAAGCGCAGCCGGGCCGCCATGCCGGAGGAGTACGTACGCATCGGCAACGAGACGAAATCGCCCTTCTCGTTGATGCCGGAGAACTCGACGATGCCCGGGTAGCGGTCGCGGACCTCCTGGCGGGACATGCCCATGGCGAGCCCGCCGAGGACGACGTTGCGCTCGCCGGTCAGGTCGTTCATCAGGGCGGCGTTC includes:
- a CDS encoding HAD family hydrolase, which encodes MGSNVTHIVWDWNGTLFHDTDAVMGATNAAFTELGLPPITLERYRELYCVPVPRFYERLMGRLPTEDEWLVMDEAFHRHYATHRPACGLAEGAERLLESWQRAGRSQSILSMYGHDELMPLVRGFGIESHFVRVDGRTGPSGGSKSEHMVRHLAALTAGPAAPDGTGRIDPARTVVIGDAVDDAVAARHAGAHAVLYTGGSHSRASLAAAGVPVVDTLAEAVEAAQDIAA
- a CDS encoding ABC transporter ATP-binding protein; protein product: MAETTVKHPPAPASEPAPSPVPEYGTADDRTPTVICDNVHIVYKVHGGGSGKGGATAALQRIVRRKPSAGVREVHAVKGVTFVAHKGEAIGLIGSNGSGKSTLLRAVAGLLPPAAGRVYTHGQPSLLGVNAALMNDLTGERNVVLGGLAMGMSRQEVRDRYPGIVEFSGINEKGDFVSLPMRTYSSGMAARLRFSIAAAKSHDVLMIDEALATGDRAFQKRSEARIRELRAEAGTVFLVSHNNTAIRDTCDRVLWLEKGELVMDGPTDEVVTAYEKSAK
- a CDS encoding DJ-1/PfpI family protein, whose translation is MAAKILIVTGDAAESLEVLYPYQRLREEGYDVHIAAPARKTLRLVVHDFEPGFDTYTEKPGYTWPADLAFSEVDPGQYAALVVPGGRAPEYLRNDPELRKLVKSFFDADKPVAQICHGPLLTAAIGGLNGRRVTAYPALEMDMQGAGATFRDAEVVVDGTLVSSRAWPDHSGWMREFIAVLRTKAPVT
- a CDS encoding NAD-glutamate dehydrogenase, whose protein sequence is MQTKLDEAKTELLARAARVAESSPAGGQAPVQGLDPDTLLGYLQRYYLHTAPEDLTGRDPVDVFGAALSHYRLAENRPQGTANVRVHTPTVEENGWTCSHSVVEVVTDDMPFLVDSVTNELSRQGRGIHVVIHPQVIVRRDVTGKLIEVLDNSCDAHGTTGKDKSGKGKGKDLPHDALIESWIHVEIDRETDRADLKQITKDLLRVLSDVREAVEDWEKMRDAALRIADELPTEPTADDLRDQEVDEARELLRWLAADHFTFLGYREYELTSAPGESGDEEDVLTAVAGTGLGILRSDPAHSDGDDGHPVSPSFNRLPKDARAKAREHRLLILTKANSRSTVHRPSYLDYVGVKKFDADGNVIGERRFLGLFSSAAYTESVRRVPVIRRKVAEVLDAAGFTANSHDGRDLLQILETYPRDELFQTPVDRLQSIVTSVLYLQERRRLRLYLRQDEYGRYYSALVYLPRDRYTTGVRLRLIDILKEELGGISVDFTAWNTESILSRLHFVVRVQPGATLPDLTDADAERIEARLVEAARSWADGFAEALTAEVGEERAAELLRRYNHAFPEGYKADNPPRSAVADLQHLEKLDPAAGKDFEVSLYEPVGAGPDERRFKIYRTGEPVSLSKVLPLLNRLGVEVVDERPHELRCTDGTTAWIYDFGLRIPERMNGDDARERFQDTFTAVWTGRAESDNFNKLVLRAGLNWRQAMVLRAYAKYLRQAGSTFSQTYMEDTLSNNVHTTRLLVSLFEARMSPERQRAGTELTDGLLEELDGALDQVASLDEDRILRSFLTVIKATLRTNHYQKNSDGEPHTYLSIKLDPQAIPDLPAPRPAYEIWVYSPRDEGVHLRFGKVARGGLRWSDRREDFRTEVLGLVKAQMVKNTVIVPVGAKGGFVGKRLPDPSVDRDAWLAEGIACYKTFISGLLDITDNLVGGEVVHPADVVRHDEDDTYLVVAADKGTATFSDIANEVAESYGFWLGDAFASGGSAGYDHKGMGITARGAWESVKRHFRELGVNTQTEDFTVVGVGDMSGDVFGNGMLLSEHIRLVAAFDHRHIFLDPNPDAATSYAERRRLFELPRSSWADYDTSLLSQGGGVHPRTAKSIPINAQVRAALDLEAGVKKMTPADLMRAILQAPVDLLWNGGIGTYVKSSAESHADVGDKSNDAIRVNGEDLRVKVVGEGGNLGLTQLGRIEFDRNGGKINTDAIDNSAGVDTSDHEVNIKILLNSVVTDGDLTVKQRNKLLADMTDEVGSLVLRNNYAQNTALALAQAQCASMLPAQARFIRRLERDGHLDRALEFLPSNQQIKERLNAGRGLTQPETAVLLAYTKITVSDALIQTGLPDDPYLQHLLHAYFPSALREKFAEQIDAHALRREIVTTVLVNDTVNSGGTSFLHRMREETGASLEEVVRAHTAARAIFGLGKVWDDVEALDNIVAADVQTRIRLHSRRLVERGTRWLLNNRPQPLELSETIDFFADRVADVWAELPKLLRGGDLEWHQRILDELTEAGVPMELATRVAGFSSVFPALDIVAIADRTGKEPLAVAEVYYDLGDRLRINQLLDRILELPRNDRWQSMARASIREDLFAAHAALTSDVLSVGSDSATPEERFKAWEEKNAAILGRARTTLEEIHGSEGFDLANLSVAMRTMRTLLRTHS